GCTATGCTTCATGTCCTGGGCATAGATTTGGCACTGTCGGGTAATGATGACGAACAGGGCCAGTGAGACGGACGTCACCGCACCCTCAAGAAAGACCTGCACGCTTCGGGGAAGACGTTCAAAGAATATTTCAACGGCGATATGGCTCCGCTCCACCGATGTATAGGCCATGGCGAAGGAAATGACCAGAGCCCCGAAAAATCCAACCAGCTCATAGGTGCCGGGAATGGGGTGCCCAAAGAAACGCAGGATTACGTCGGCACAGGTCAGAAGCATCATCATCATGACCACGATGCCGGAGAACATCGAAATGCTTCTGGCTGCTTGGTGGACCAATCTCTCTAGTTTCAACATGATTCCATTTCCGGTTTAAAACACGGATGGCGGCAATGTGAAGCCTACCCATCCATCCCCGCCATCTATTCCCGGTGTGGCTATTGAACTGATTTGGAGCGCTTTATAATGAGCTTCGCTGTTTCCTTTACCGCCTTGGTGCCTGGAAGGCCCTTTGCGTCGGCAGCGGTCGTAAATTCAGCAATAACCGGGATAACCGCATTCTTCCAGCGCTGATTTTCCGCGGGGGACAGGGGAATGATTTTATTTCCCAGACTCAGCGTAAAGGCCCTGCCTTCTGCATCGAGATCATCCCAGGTTTTCGCGTGCACGTGAATCCATTCCCGGTTGACATCATGGATGATCTGTTGGATGTCTTTCGGAAGGGAACGCCATTTTGTCTTGTTCATAACAACAAACATGGCGGTGGTGTAACCGATACCCGTGCAGTTGGTGGTGTTTTTTATGACCTCCGCCTGTTTCCAACCCTTGAGGACCTCAATGGGGCCGATGGTGCCGCCGACAACGCCCTTCTGAAGGGACTCATAGGTGGAACCCTGGGGCATGGCCACGGGTACACCGCCGAGGCTGCTGATAACCTTCGAACTCAACCCTGTGGAACGAATTTTGAGACCTTTCATATCCTCAAGCGTTTTGACCGGCTTCGTTGTGTGCAAGAGACCTGGGCCGTGGGCATGGAGATACATTACCTGAACATCATCCAGTTCCCGAGGGGTGAACTGTTTATAAAAATCATTGGCAACATAGGTTGCCACTTTACCGTTCGGGTAACCCATTGGAAGATCTAACACCTCCATCAGGGGGAAACGACCACGAGTATAGGCAAAACAGGACATGCCGATATCGGAAATACCTTTGACAACGCCGTCATAACATTGATCAGCCTGTGTTAGGGTGCCGGAGGAGAACACGGTGATCTTCACACGTCCCCGGGTTCTTTTTTCCACCTCTTTGGCCCAGGCTTCTCCTGCCTTGGCCTGGCCATGACTGGCCGGGAAGAAGATGCTGTATGTCAAATTGTAGGTTTTCGCGTTGACGGTGGTGGTGAAGAGAAAAGGTGACACA
The Deltaproteobacteria bacterium DNA segment above includes these coding regions:
- a CDS encoding TRAP transporter small permease — protein: MLKLERLVHQAARSISMFSGIVVMMMMLLTCADVILRFFGHPIPGTYELVGFFGALVISFAMAYTSVERSHIAVEIFFERLPRSVQVFLEGAVTSVSLALFVIITRQCQIYAQDMKHSGEVSLTLGIPVYPVVAGIAVGCAFLCLALLFDIAKSLGRLFK
- a CDS encoding TRAP transporter substrate-binding protein gives rise to the protein MRKNLLVTVCLVFIFAMVVSPFLFTTTVNAKTYNLTYSIFFPASHGQAKAGEAWAKEVEKRTRGRVKITVFSSGTLTQADQCYDGVVKGISDIGMSCFAYTRGRFPLMEVLDLPMGYPNGKVATYVANDFYKQFTPRELDDVQVMYLHAHGPGLLHTTKPVKTLEDMKGLKIRSTGLSSKVISSLGGVPVAMPQGSTYESLQKGVVGGTIGPIEVLKGWKQAEVIKNTTNCTGIGYTTAMFVVMNKTKWRSLPKDIQQIIHDVNREWIHVHAKTWDDLDAEGRAFTLSLGNKIIPLSPAENQRWKNAVIPVIAEFTTAADAKGLPGTKAVKETAKLIIKRSKSVQ